In the Vicia villosa cultivar HV-30 ecotype Madison, WI unplaced genomic scaffold, Vvil1.0 ctg.000011F_1_1, whole genome shotgun sequence genome, tgtGGTGGAATAATTGAGATATCACTCCATTAAGATGATGACTTTCTCTTTCCCATTAGAGATCAAACTCTTTCAACTTCaattttgggctttaaacaaaacacaaaaattcATGGCATTTCCCTATTAGTTCTCCAaattacaaaaagctctgacttctcctggggatatgtaggcatgagattcacaaggaatctttgcgagcaaacaaacaaaaaacaaaaaaaaacagtcAGTTTCCCTGTCTTTTCATCAATTCACTCTCTCCTATCACAAAGGAGAAATTTTCCCAATAAACAATAAACACAACCAAACCCCGGATAAAAATACATAagggttcccgtagagtactacgggtACTTAGGATGCTAATACCTTCTCTTTGTATAACCGACCTGCCGATCCTTAGAATCTCTCATAGGTGCTCCCCACACCTAACCAACTTAGGGTTTATTAAGATCTTTTTCCTCTCCCTCTTCGTAGGATAGATTAAAATTTTACACGttcttttctcaaaacaaaaagaaatctcATAGGAACCACTGGACACTCCTTTTCTTTTTGGAAAGGGTGTCGTTTCCGCGCGCGACACGGTCCAAAGTAGAAATAGAAAAAGCCACCCTCTGCATCTTGAGAGGGAAACGAGCCCACCATTCTGCCTTCCTCGAAAGCTTCCATAATAACATCCTCTTCACTGTCATTGGAAGAAATGCGGCACTTCTCCCGTAGTTTTCCTATTTCGTTAAGGGTCACCGAACTTCTCTTGTTCGCACCCTACACAAAGTCCACGCATGATCCTCAGTAAAGGATCCATCTCTCACAAAGACGGGTTAGGGGTACGGAAACATTCCCACCCCACACTAAAGTACGCTCTTCCAAAGAATGAATGTTTCATGGCAAATAAGAAAAGCAAGTAAAAAGGTGATAAGAATTTACCTGGAGAATGAACAATGAAGGAGGAGAAAGGTTTCGTTTGTGAGAAAGACTTCGCCTGAGAACAATTATGATGGTTGGTGAGGAAGAGGGAAGAGTTTGCAACGTTTAGAATCTCTAAACTAAGGTTTAAAGAAGTTAATAAAGGTATGGAACTGATGCACGTTTCCCAATAAAAACCATCATTACTAAACACGTGTCGGAAAGACAAACCCTTCAATGGTCTTGAAAATCCACAAACGCACGCCAACTCAATTTCGACTCTTGAGTAAGGACGATTCTCCGATTTGCTATGGCGACCCAAAACCAACCTTTAGGGAACCAAAATATCCGTCCCTACGAAACTCTAGATTGGGAGGCTTGTACATATTTGAGGAGTTTTGGGTCGGCTCAGCAAGTCGGTACTTAATGAATAAAAGCAGAGCGGTCCCAAGGGGACTATTGGCCCAACTCGGCAAAAGCACATGGCCGGAGCGGACGCTTAACTCGGATGTGGACTTCTTGTCCAGTCGTAGACGGAACCTGCAAGTCGGCACGTAAGGCGTTACGGATGGACCTTTAATATCCCATTCAGGCCGGTCCTAACCATCGAGCGCAGACCAAAAGGCCCCGCCGTTATGGGGGTTGCGACTCTTTAAAACAAAAATGACAGGAGTTACAACAGTTCGCTCATTATGGAGGGAATCCAATGTCCCTCCATCAATGAGAGCAATCATGGCTCCAACAGTTATAAATAGGGCTCCCAATCGAGGAATAAGCAAGACGCATATTTTCTTGAGCTCGCATCAGCTGTgctgctcaaatccctaaagcaattCACTACAAACTCCAATGTGGCCTCGCCGGGATCTTCTTCCGGgaggtaatcaaaagtgttctactagaacaatttttaaaaacaagtgataggttatcaattttttttgtgaaaaatgTGTATATTGCCGCGGTTAAAAACACCACATTTTACTGTTTTTTAAAGATAAATAGTGAAAGATTGTGTGAGTTAAAAACTGTCGTTAATTACAAAACAAAACCGACACTATGTACTTTGTATATTACGAGGTTTGTGTGGTtgttagtatccttttatttggGGTAGGTTAGCCCTCTTTAAGGTGGTGGTCTTATTTTGGCAGCTTTTGCTGGACAAGCTCCCTTCTAGACAGAACATGTTCAAGCGGAAGGTCATAGTTGACCCTAAGGATATTTTGTATCTTATGCGGGGGTTAGGTTGGAATCTGCTTCTTGTTTTTTTATTACTTGTAATTTAATTTCTAGAGCATAATATAGAATCCTTAAGTGGTTAGGGGTACAATGGGCTCTTCCGAGTGAGTATGcgattttttttgagtttttcttatCTTTAGAAGTTAAAGTCAAATTTAAGGGGGGATTTGGTTATGATTTAGATGCAATGGTTTGGACCGTCTAATTTGTGTGTAATGATAAGTTGTTTTCTAATTTGTCAACAAACAAACGTGAAGGTGATAGGAAAACATCTTTTTGGCTTTACATTATTTTATCAGCAGGCCAACCTTGAACTCATTCTTCTTCTCTAAATGGTTTCAGAACTCTATCATGTGTCTAAACCTTTAGCGAATCAATTTTTCTGATCTGATCCAATGTAGTTTAGTGGTTTTGATAGTGGGTATGACGGTTTGAGCTCTAGTCGGGTTATCGGTTATATGATGTTATGTAGAATAGAGCGGGTGTTTTGATAGAAATGTCTTTCTTTCATTGTTTTCTAGGAGCAGGCCTTCGGTGCCTTTTAATTTTGAGAATTTCTTAACTCATCCCATGCTTTTCTAGAGCACCACACGAAATTTCAAAAATactcttaaaaattaaaaatgcattaTTGGAATGCACCCATACATAtacaatttttgtttttgttttttagataCACCCTGTTTTAcgacttaatttattttaaaaatggatttttgaaaattttcagaaatacatttccgaGCAAATGTTTAACAAGAGACCACCAAATCTATATGAAACTTCAAAACTTGACTATGACTCACGTATTTGGTAGTGTAGAGGTTTTAAAATTAACAGACCTCCCATTAAGTAATTCACCATATAAATGACCCCTGAAATTAAAGTTGGACTAAATGCCCTAGCTTTTATcgtcaaatttatttattttttaaaaaagaaattaaaatagttttatcttCATTTTCAgagaaaaattgtaaaaaaaaaaaatattaatttcatattttttaaataaaactagtttttaattttaaaaaatatatatattttcatcatacaaAAATTCTAACTAATTTATTTCTAAACAACAAATTATTTCTAGATAATTGAGTTTTGAATCACTTACCCCACACAAAAAGTAAAATAAGTTGCAAAACATTTACTGAATATATAAAACTAGAAATTGAAAATgcatttttagaaaaatagaaCTTATTTCAAACATAAAAAAGTTGTATGTGAGAGAGGGTGCCaatcaaaaatatatttcctATTTTCTTAATGATATTTTTCAAATTGCATAAGATATTTTTAAACTGATGGGATGAGTTAAGAAACCTCaacttttaatttttgaaaatttcgtTTTACACTCATATACTCTCTTACAAATCTGCGATGAAATTTCTAAAATAATCTAATTTTTAGTCTTGGAATTCTTGGATaggcatatccgaaaaaacttaataatttttaaaataaaattaaaaaaaagaaatattatcCGAAACTTTTAAAATTAGAATATAAATATGCATCTCCTATTTTAGAATTTTTCAGAGATACTTTTTAcctaattttctaattttttctcttttgtaTGTTTAGCTTGGttgtttttcttaaaaaaaaaaaaatactcattTTGCCATTAGATCTATCTAACGCGCACACTAATATCATACACTTACTACACATTATCTTTATCTCACTTCCCATACCTCAACCGCTCCACCATCAGCTCCGCCGCGAACGGCATTGTTCCCACCGCCGCTGTTCAAATTACACGCTTTTGCATCGATTACTACACCTTGCCTCAAATCCCCCTCCGCCGCCGCCAAACCCCTTCTCCGACGACCTACTTTCATATAGTTCCTCCTTCTACAGGTCCTTCTCAAATTCATGATAAGGGTAAATTGCTTAATCATCACACTATTTCAAAAGCTTTTAGATTAAACCATGAAAATTATGCATAATCCtaaagttctttttttttttttttgctgatTTTTTGATGCAGAAACTCTTCTGCAAACCTTATAAACATGATTACATTAGAAAGCATTCTAAAAGTGCAAGTACCTACCATTACCAACCACTAGATTCATTAAGCAGAATGAGTAGACTAATGGAAAAGCCAACCGAGTATGTTCTCTGTAATGCACTTAGTTCTTGTGCAAAAACCACGAATTGGCATTTCGGCGTACAAATCCACTCGTATATAATTCGATCCGGATATGAAGATAATCTGTTCCTTAGTACCGCACTTGTTGATTTCTACGCAAAATGTTGTTGCATTGTGGATGCAAGTAAGATATTTAGAGCCATGAAAGTACATGATCAAGTATCATGGACTTCACTTATTGTTGGATTTTCAGCAAACAAATTAGGAAGAGAGGCATTCTTGTTGTTCAAAGAGATGTTAGGAACTCGTATTAGGCCTAATTGTTTTACCTTGACTAGTGTTGTTAATGCGTGTGTGGGGGAAAATGGAGTCGCTGATTGTTGTCCAAGTCTTCATGTTCATGTCATCAAAGGAGGATTTGATAGGAGCAATTTTGTGATTAGCTCGTTGGTTGATTGTTATGCGAGCTGTGGGCGGATTGACGATGCTGTGTTATTATTTAATGAAACTAGTGAGAAGGATACTGTTATATACAATACAATGATATCTGGATATTGTCAAAATCTGTACAGCGAAGATGCGCTGAAACTATTTGTGGAAATGCGGGGGGAGAATATGAGTCCTACTGATCATACTGTGTCTTCCATTTTAAGTGCTTGCAGCCGTCTTGCGGTGCTTGTAGAAGGAAAACAAGTGCACTCTCTGGTTGTTAAAATGGGTTTTGAGAATGTGTTTGTGGACAGTGCTCTTATTGATATGTATTCAAAGGGTGGCGACATTGATGAGGCTCGACGTGTGTTAGACCAGACTTCCCAGACGAACACTGTATTGTTGACATCCATGATCATGGGTTATGCTCAATGTGGAAGAAGTTTAGAGGCTTTggaattttttgattatttattaacTGAGCAAAAGTTGATTCCTGATCAAGTCTGCTTTAGTGCTGTCTTAACAGCTTGTAGTCATGCAGGATTTATTGACAAAGGGGAGGAATACTTCAACAAAATGAGAACAGATTATGGGCTGTCTCCTGATATAGATCAATATACTTGCTTGATTGATCTTTATGCTAGAAATGGAGATCTAAGGAAGGCGAGGGATTTAATGGAAGAAATGCCTTATGATCCTAGTTGTATAATATGGAGTTCCATTTTGAGTGCCTGTAAGAAT is a window encoding:
- the LOC131621881 gene encoding pentatricopeptide repeat-containing protein At2g13600-like produces the protein MIRKLFCKPYKHDYIRKHSKSASTYHYQPLDSLSRMSRLMEKPTEYVLCNALSSCAKTTNWHFGVQIHSYIIRSGYEDNLFLSTALVDFYAKCCCIVDASKIFRAMKVHDQVSWTSLIVGFSANKLGREAFLLFKEMLGTRIRPNCFTLTSVVNACVGENGVADCCPSLHVHVIKGGFDRSNFVISSLVDCYASCGRIDDAVLLFNETSEKDTVIYNTMISGYCQNLYSEDALKLFVEMRGENMSPTDHTVSSILSACSRLAVLVEGKQVHSLVVKMGFENVFVDSALIDMYSKGGDIDEARRVLDQTSQTNTVLLTSMIMGYAQCGRSLEALEFFDYLLTEQKLIPDQVCFSAVLTACSHAGFIDKGEEYFNKMRTDYGLSPDIDQYTCLIDLYARNGDLRKARDLMEEMPYDPSCIIWSSILSACKNYGDVELGKEAAYQLIKMEQCNAAPYLTLAHIYARKGLWNEVSEVRSLMQQRVKGKSAWSWV